In Herbaspirillum sp. WKF16, one genomic interval encodes:
- the ilvN gene encoding acetolactate synthase small subunit gives MRHIISVLLENEAGALSRVVGLFSARGYNIETLTVAPTEDPTLSRMTIVTSGSDDVIEQITKHLNRLIEVVKVVDLTEGAHIERELMLIKVRAVGKEREEMKRTADIFRGRIIDVTEKTYTIELTGNKSKLDAFIDSIDRAAILETVRTGGSGIGRGERILKI, from the coding sequence ATGCGCCATATCATTTCTGTGCTGCTGGAAAACGAAGCCGGCGCATTGTCCCGCGTCGTGGGCCTGTTCTCCGCACGCGGCTACAACATCGAAACGCTCACCGTTGCACCCACCGAAGACCCGACCCTGTCGCGCATGACCATCGTGACTTCCGGCTCGGACGATGTGATCGAACAGATCACCAAACACCTGAACCGCCTGATCGAGGTGGTGAAGGTCGTCGATCTGACGGAAGGCGCGCACATCGAGCGCGAACTGATGCTGATCAAGGTGCGCGCAGTGGGCAAGGAGCGTGAAGAGATGAAGCGCACCGCGGACATCTTCCGCGGCCGCATCATCGACGTCACCGAAAAGACCTACACGATCGAGCTGACCGGCAACAAGAGCAAGCTGGATGCGTTCATCGATTCCATCGATCGCGCCGCCATCCTGGAAACGGTCCGCACAGGCGGCTCCGGCATCGGTCGCGGCGAACGGATCCTGAAGATCTGA
- a CDS encoding acetolactate synthase 3 catalytic subunit, which produces MSAEQITGADILVRCLAEEGVEHVFGYPGGAVLYIYDAIFKQDKFQHILVRHEQAAVHAADAYSRSSQKVGVAIVTSGPGVTNAVTGLATAYMDSIPMVVISGQVPSTAIGQDAFQECDTVGITRPCVKHNFLVKDVKDLAETVKKAFFIATTGRPGPVLVDIPKDITMHTCAFEYPKSVEMRSYKPVDKGHSGQIRKALQLLLSAERPMIYTGGGIILANAAPELNKLVDRLGYPCTNTLMGLGAYRSSSDKFVGMPGMHGTYEANMAMQHSDVLIAIGARFDDRVIGNPKHFASSARKIIHIDIDPSSISKRVKVDIPIVGNVKDVLQELLTQLDSAETRQNGAALDNWWKQINEWRKRDCLKFATSDEFIKPQAVVQKVWEVTKGDAFITSDVGQHQMWAAQYYGFDKPRRWINSGGLGTMGVGLPYAMGVQMANPDATVACITGEASIQMCIQELATCKQYHLTPKIILLNNRFLGMVRQWQQIDYGSRYSESYMDSLPDFNKLAESYGHVGMKIEKPGDVDGALKEAFAMKDRLVFMNFITDQTENVWPMVKAGKGLTEMLLGSEDL; this is translated from the coding sequence ATGAGTGCTGAGCAAATCACCGGCGCGGATATACTCGTCCGTTGCCTGGCTGAAGAAGGTGTTGAACACGTCTTCGGCTATCCTGGTGGCGCCGTCCTCTATATCTACGACGCAATCTTCAAACAAGACAAATTCCAGCACATCCTGGTTCGTCACGAACAGGCTGCCGTGCATGCCGCGGATGCGTATTCGCGCAGCTCGCAGAAGGTCGGCGTGGCCATCGTCACGTCCGGCCCCGGCGTCACCAATGCGGTGACCGGCCTGGCCACGGCCTATATGGATTCCATCCCGATGGTGGTGATCTCCGGCCAGGTGCCGTCGACCGCCATCGGCCAGGATGCGTTCCAGGAGTGCGACACCGTCGGCATCACGCGTCCCTGCGTGAAGCACAATTTCCTGGTGAAGGATGTGAAGGACCTGGCCGAAACGGTCAAGAAGGCCTTCTTCATCGCCACCACCGGCCGTCCCGGTCCGGTGCTGGTGGACATTCCCAAGGACATCACGATGCATACCTGCGCCTTCGAGTATCCGAAAAGCGTGGAGATGCGTTCGTACAAGCCGGTCGACAAGGGCCACTCGGGCCAGATCCGCAAGGCGCTGCAGCTGCTGCTGTCGGCCGAGCGCCCCATGATCTATACCGGCGGCGGCATCATCCTGGCCAACGCCGCGCCCGAGCTCAACAAGCTGGTCGACCGCCTGGGCTATCCCTGTACCAATACGCTCATGGGCCTGGGCGCCTATCGCTCGTCCAGCGACAAGTTCGTCGGCATGCCCGGCATGCACGGCACTTATGAAGCCAACATGGCCATGCAGCACAGCGACGTGCTCATCGCCATCGGCGCGCGCTTCGACGACCGCGTGATCGGCAATCCCAAGCACTTCGCCTCCAGCGCGCGCAAGATCATCCATATCGACATCGATCCGTCGTCGATCTCCAAGCGCGTGAAGGTCGACATCCCCATCGTGGGCAACGTCAAGGACGTGCTGCAGGAACTGCTGACCCAGCTGGACTCCGCAGAAACCCGCCAGAACGGCGCCGCGCTGGACAACTGGTGGAAGCAGATCAACGAATGGCGCAAGCGCGACTGCCTGAAGTTCGCCACCTCGGACGAATTCATCAAGCCGCAGGCGGTGGTCCAGAAGGTCTGGGAAGTCACCAAGGGCGACGCCTTCATCACCTCCGACGTCGGCCAGCACCAGATGTGGGCCGCGCAATACTACGGTTTCGACAAGCCGCGCCGCTGGATCAACTCCGGCGGCCTGGGCACCATGGGCGTGGGCCTGCCGTACGCCATGGGCGTGCAGATGGCCAACCCCGACGCCACCGTGGCCTGCATCACCGGCGAAGCCTCGATCCAGATGTGCATCCAGGAGCTGGCGACCTGCAAGCAGTATCACCTCACGCCCAAGATCATTCTGCTCAACAACCGCTTCCTGGGCATGGTGCGCCAGTGGCAGCAGATCGATTACGGTTCCCGCTATTCCGAGTCCTACATGGATTCGCTGCCCGACTTCAACAAGCTGGCCGAATCCTATGGCCACGTCGGCATGAAAATCGAGAAGCCGGGCGACGTCGACGGCGCGCTGAAAGAAGCCTTCGCAATGAAAGACAGGCTGGTCTTCATGAACTTCATCACGGATCAAACCGAGAACGTCTGGCCGATGGTCAAGGCGGGCAAGGGTTTGACTGAAATGTTGCTGGGTTCGGAGGATCTTTAA
- a CDS encoding RNA polymerase sigma factor has protein sequence MATDKELSDFLESVERRAFKQAVYAVRKDEAALDIVQDAMIKLAEKYGDKPVAELPMLFQRILQNTIHDFFRREKVRNTWVSLFSSFGGGDGEGQDDFDVLESFESADGSEAAESSADKVEREQTLKLIDAEIQKLPTRQREAFLMRYWQDMDVAETAAAMGCSEGSVKTHCSRATHALAQALRAKGITL, from the coding sequence ATGGCAACTGACAAAGAACTCTCCGACTTTCTTGAAAGTGTCGAACGCCGCGCCTTCAAGCAGGCGGTGTATGCCGTACGCAAGGACGAAGCCGCGCTGGACATCGTTCAGGATGCCATGATCAAGCTTGCCGAGAAGTACGGCGACAAGCCCGTGGCCGAACTGCCGATGCTGTTCCAGCGCATCCTGCAAAACACCATCCACGATTTCTTCCGGCGCGAAAAGGTGCGCAATACCTGGGTCAGCCTGTTCTCCAGCTTCGGCGGGGGCGACGGCGAAGGCCAGGACGATTTCGACGTGCTGGAGAGCTTCGAGTCGGCGGACGGTTCAGAGGCCGCCGAATCCAGCGCCGACAAGGTCGAGCGCGAACAGACCCTCAAGCTGATCGATGCCGAAATACAAAAACTGCCGACGCGTCAACGGGAAGCATTCCTGATGCGTTACTGGCAGGACATGGACGTGGCGGAGACTGCCGCCGCCATGGGTTGCTCCGAAGGAAGCGTCAAAACCCATTGCTCTCGCGCAACTCACGCGCTGGCTCAAGCTCTAAGAGCCAAAGGAATCACATTATGA